The following coding sequences are from one Gossypium hirsutum isolate 1008001.06 chromosome A12, Gossypium_hirsutum_v2.1, whole genome shotgun sequence window:
- the LOC107940530 gene encoding homeobox-leucine zipper protein HOX9 isoform X2 yields MPGMKPGPDSIGIVAISHGCSGVAARACGLVGLDPTRVAEILKDRPSWYRDCRAVDVTNVLSTGNGGTIELVYMQFLLVKFGKMISVTVSKFWRPDVAHVTASTDENGACTRTLKVLMAILNGRRQEIFKETTDHMYNNAATQEWETTLNQLLIELDGFDTGKGVIFSAATNRRDLLDLALLRQGRFDREILQLMQCKPLSEQQVRALCDKA; encoded by the exons ATGCCTGGGATGAAG CCTGGTCCGGATTCTATTGGAATCGTTGCTATTTCTCATGGTTGTAGTGGTGTGGCAGCACGTGCATGCGGACTCGTGGGACTAGATCCTACAAGA GTCGCTGAAATCCTTAAAGATCGGCCTTCATGGTATCGTGATTGCCGAGCTGTGGATGTTACAAACGTGTTGTCCACTGGAAATGGTGGAACCATTGAACTGGTTTATATGCAG TTTCTTCTAGTCAAGTTTGGAAAAATGATTAGTGTAACTGTATCCAAGTTTTGGAGGCCGGATGTCGCTCATGTGACTGCCTCTACAGATGAGAATGGTGCATGCACTAGGACACTTAAAGTTCTCATGGCAATTTTAAACGGGAG ACGTCAGGAGATTTTCAAGGAAACAACAGACCACATGTATAATAATGCAGCGACTCAGGAGTGGGAAACTACTTTGAATCAGCTACTAATAGAGCTTGATGGGTTTGATACTGGCAAAGGTGTTATATTTTCGGCTGCTACAAATCGTAGAGATTTGTTAGATCTTGCACTTCTCAGGCAAGGTCGTTTTGATCGCGAG ATCTTGCAGCTGATGCAATGTAAGCCACTTTCGGAGCAGcag GTCAGAGCATTATGCGACAAGGCATAA
- the LOC107940530 gene encoding uncharacterized protein isoform X1 has product MPGMKPGPDSIGIVAISHGCSGVAARACGLVGLDPTRVAEILKDRPSWYRDCRAVDVTNVLSTGNGGTIELVYMQFLLVKFGKMISVTVSKFWRPDVAHVTASTDENGACTRTLKVLMAILNGRRQEIFKETTDHMYNNAATQEWETTLNQLLIELDGFDTGKGVIFSAATNRRDLLDLALLRQGRFDREILQLMQCKPLSEQQVKWLNKQLSKLWPFVAEVHTLAFCFGVLDFLAVELKASKDFSKLYAGMAILWLHISLNQPSVVYCFFFFFFDFFSFD; this is encoded by the exons ATGCCTGGGATGAAG CCTGGTCCGGATTCTATTGGAATCGTTGCTATTTCTCATGGTTGTAGTGGTGTGGCAGCACGTGCATGCGGACTCGTGGGACTAGATCCTACAAGA GTCGCTGAAATCCTTAAAGATCGGCCTTCATGGTATCGTGATTGCCGAGCTGTGGATGTTACAAACGTGTTGTCCACTGGAAATGGTGGAACCATTGAACTGGTTTATATGCAG TTTCTTCTAGTCAAGTTTGGAAAAATGATTAGTGTAACTGTATCCAAGTTTTGGAGGCCGGATGTCGCTCATGTGACTGCCTCTACAGATGAGAATGGTGCATGCACTAGGACACTTAAAGTTCTCATGGCAATTTTAAACGGGAG ACGTCAGGAGATTTTCAAGGAAACAACAGACCACATGTATAATAATGCAGCGACTCAGGAGTGGGAAACTACTTTGAATCAGCTACTAATAGAGCTTGATGGGTTTGATACTGGCAAAGGTGTTATATTTTCGGCTGCTACAAATCGTAGAGATTTGTTAGATCTTGCACTTCTCAGGCAAGGTCGTTTTGATCGCGAG ATCTTGCAGCTGATGCAATGTAAGCCACTTTCGGAGCAGcag GTAAAATGGTTGAACAAGCAATTGAGCAAATTATGGCCTTTTGTTGCAGAG GTGCATACTTTGGCTTTCTGTTTCGGTGTTTTGGATTTTCTGGCGGTTGAATTGAAAGCATCAAAGGACTTCTCTAAGTTATATGCAGGCATGGCAATACTTTGGCTTCACATAAGCTTGAACCAGCCTTCTGTtgtatattgtttcttcttttttttttttgattttttttcctttgattaa